A stretch of DNA from Candidatus Woesearchaeota archaeon:
ATAGTTTTGTTGTTATCGCGTTCACGATTTCTATGCTGTTTTCGAAGTCGAGCCATATGTGTGGGTCGTATTCTGAGTCGTGGTGATGGTCATCATCTAAATATTTGTGTAGTAAATCTTCTATTTCTTCTAAAGCGTCTTCAGAAGTTATATCTCCGTTTTCCCATTCATGAACAATATGATCAATTTCCTCAATTAATTTGTGATCGTGGTCGTGCTCATCGTCGTGTTCATCATCTAAATATTTGTGTATTAACTTTTCTATTTCTTCTAAAGCGTCTTCAGAAGTTATATCTCCGTTTTCCCATTCATGAACAATATGATCAATTTCTTCAATTAGGTGTTCTAATTCATCATCAGGACTATGTTCATGTTCATCGCGTTCATGACTGTGTCCATGTGTGTGTTCTGCTTTAATTAGTTGTACTTTTTTTGTTGCTTGTAGTGTTTTTTCTTTGTGTTTTCCTTCAAGGTCTAGTACTGCTTCTAGCCATGGTTCCATTTCTTCTCCTATGAATATTATTAGATTTGCTTGTTCTAGTTTTACTAAGTCGCTTGGTTTTAGGTCGTAGTGATGTATGTCTACGCCTGGTGGTACTAGCATTTGGACGTTTTCTTGTGGTGCTATTTCTTTTGCGAATTCGTATAGTGGGAATGTTGATGTTAGTATTAGTAGTTCGTCTTCGTTTTGTGTTGTTTGTGTGCATCCTGTTATTATTAGTATTGATATTATTGTTATTGTTAGAATTATTTTTTTCATTTTATTTACCTCGTCGAGTAATTTTTGTTTATATTTTATTTAGGAAAAGCACATTAATTTAAATACGTTATTGATTATCATTATCAATAATTTTTGTGTGTATTTTCTAATTTTTGAACATTAATCATTTTTAATTAATTACTTGTAAAATAATATTTTGTTCTGCGTAAAGAACGTTCTGCGAAGTAGAGTTATAAAATTTTTAACTAATTTTTTTTTTTAAGAAAAACATAATTTAGAATTTTAAGTTATTTATAGAATACTTTCGATAAGTTATTTAAATTCGTATTATTTATTATGAGTATGGTTAAGGTTTTAAACAACATTACTGATTTAAAAAATTATAAAATGTTTAATCTGATAAGTTTTTATCTTAAAAATAAAGAGCAAGTATGTATAGGTATAACGGGTGCAGGCGGTGCAGGGAAAACAACTCTTGCAATTAATTTAGTTAATTATTTTGGAGTTGATAATTCTTTAGCAATAGATTTGGATGATTATTTAATATCTCGTGAAGAGCGAGGTAAGTTGGGTTTGACAGGGTATCAGCCTGAAGCAAATAATTTAATTCTTGCAAGAGAACAAATTCTTGAATTAAAAAAAGGTAATGAAATAAAAAAACCTGTTTATGATCATTCAACGGGTAAGCGAGAAAGATTTGAAATAGTAATTCCGAAGCCAATAATGATTTTTGAGGGTGTTACGACTTTATATGATGAATTAGATGATGTTTATGATTTGTCTATATTTTTAGATGCTTTAGAAGAGACGCAAATAAAAAGTCGTATTGAACGAGATGTTAATATAAGAAGTTATACTATTGATGAAGCTTTAGAGCTATATAAGAATTTAAAGCCTTATTATGCTAAATACATCGAGCCAACAAAAAAGAAAGCGAATATTATAGGGGAGGTGGGTGCTGATTATGTTATACATATCAAAGTTTAAACATTGTATTTTTGATTTTGATGGAGTCATTATAGATTCTGAGAAGAAGAAGTTTAAGAATTTACAGGAAATTTTAAAGAAGTATGATTTTGATTTAAATGAGGATTGTTTTTTTGATTTTGTAGGTAAAAAACGAGTTTATTTTATCAAAGAATTAAAAAATGAAAGATTAAATTTTCATTTAAAAGAAATAATGGATGAAGTTCATAAAAAAGATTTTGATCTTGATGATTTAGTTCTAATTCCTGGTTTGATTGATTTTTTATGTTTTTTAAAAAATAATAATGTTGAAGCACACATCGCGACGGGTTCTTCTCAAGATTTTGTTTTTAAAGTTTTAGAATTGTTTAAGATAAAAAAATATTTTTCTCACATACTAACAGGGGATCAAGTTAAAGAGTCGAAACCATCTCCTAAAATTTATTTAGAATTACGTAGAAAAATTAATAATGAATCTGCTTTTGTTATTGAAGATTCTTCTGCAGGTATTATTTCTGCAAAAAAAGCAAAATTTTTTGTTATTTCTTTGATAGAGCATGATGAGTCGGATCTTTTTGTTTCTGATTTTTTTGAATTGTTAAAAATAATTTCTTGATATTTATTATAATGTGCGAGACAATTAGAAAAAAATAAGATTTGTTTTTGGTTTAGTTTTCTGGATAAGCTTCTTTGATTAGTGCTTCGTGTTTTTCAAGTTCTTCTCTTATTGGTGTTATTAGTTTGATTAGTTCGTCTGCTACGCCTTGTTTTAGGTCTATGCTTGATAGTTTTTTGTTTACGAAGTCTTGTTCTAATTCTTCATAGTTTTTGTATGTTATTTGTCCGCCGTATTGTTCTGGTCTGTTTATTTCAAAGTTTCTTTTTTCTTGTTCTAAGAATTTGAATAGTACATATTTTGTTATTGCTAGTAGTCCGTTTCCTTCTGCTTTCCCGTCTTCTGAGTATGCTTTGTTTATTTTTTTTCTTATTATTTTGTCTGAGTCGTCAAAGTCTATTTTTGAGTTTGGTTCGCTACTGCTCATTTTTCCGCTTTCTCCTAGTCCTGGTACTAATGGATTTAGTAAGTGTATTCTTTTTTGGTATCCTATTCTAGGTAGGTTTTCTCGGGCAAACATGAATATTTTTCTTTGGTCTACTCCTCCGAATTGTGCGTCTACTTGTAAGTATTCTTCGTCTAGTGCTTGTAGTATAGGGTATAGTAGTCCTGACATTTTTGGGTTTTCTACTTGTTTTACTACTTCTGCTCCTGCTTTTTGTGTGTCTTTAGTTGTTGTTAGTGCTGATATTTTGTACATGTCTAATGTGTATTTTTCTTGTAGTTGGAAGTCTGTTCCTTTTATGAATTTTAATTTGTCTAGTGATACTTTGGCTCTTTTTAGCATTTTTTTTATTAGTAATTCGTAGAATTGTGTTCTTTTTTCTAGTAGTTCCCAGTTTGTTTTCATGTTATCTAGGTATGCGTGCATGTTTGCGAATAATATTGTGACTTCGCATCCTGCGTTGAGTAAATCCGCTATTTTGAACATTGGTACTAGGTGTCCGACGTGTGGTTTTCCTGTTGGTGCTGCTCCCCAGTATACTTTTAAGTTTCTTTCGTTTAGTATTTCTAGGATTTTTTCTTCTCCTACTACTTCTTGTAAGTCTCTTGTTATTAGTTCTTTTTTTTGTTCTGGGTTCATTTTATTTTAGAGATATCTTTAGTTATTTATAGAATTTTTGTTTTTTTATTATTTGCATCATTTTTTTATGTGAATAGTTTTGTTTCTTTTAGAACTAGTTCTTTTTGCCATTCTCTTAAGGATTTGTAGTTTTTGTTTCTTACTACTTCGTGTACTTGGTCTTTTGTCATTATCAAGTATGGTTCTATTCCTAGTTGGTTTCCTATTTTTACTCTTGTGTCTTCTAATTCTTGTAGTTGTGTTTTTTGTTCTTCTGTGTAATTTTTTCTTTCACGTTTTTGTTGTGGTTCTTGTTTTATGTTTAGTTTTTGTGTTTCGTAATATAGTCTTGGAGCCATAGCTTTTATTCTTGGGTGTATTCCTCTTA
This window harbors:
- a CDS encoding zinc ABC transporter substrate-binding protein: MKKIILTITIISILIITGCTQTTQNEDELLILTSTFPLYEFAKEIAPQENVQMLVPPGVDIHHYDLKPSDLVKLEQANLIIFIGEEMEPWLEAVLDLEGKHKEKTLQATKKVQLIKAEHTHGHSHERDEHEHSPDDELEHLIEEIDHIVHEWENGDITSEDALEEIEKLIHKYLDDEHDDEHDHDHKLIEEIDHIVHEWENGDITSEDALEEIEDLLHKYLDDDHHHDSEYDPHIWLDFENSIEIVNAITTKLSTMNPEQTETYRANADEYIKKLRQLDQNYQTGLRNCEINAFITNHDSFRYLANKYDLKQIPIRGLSAEQEPSPKTITNIIKEAREHDIKHVFFEELASPRVSEALAKEIGAETLMLSPGENIPAKDFGQKTFIDLMNQNLENLRIGLRCE
- a CDS encoding tyrosine--tRNA ligase, with amino-acid sequence MNPEQKKELITRDLQEVVGEEKILEILNERNLKVYWGAAPTGKPHVGHLVPMFKIADLLNAGCEVTILFANMHAYLDNMKTNWELLEKRTQFYELLIKKMLKRAKVSLDKLKFIKGTDFQLQEKYTLDMYKISALTTTKDTQKAGAEVVKQVENPKMSGLLYPILQALDEEYLQVDAQFGGVDQRKIFMFARENLPRIGYQKRIHLLNPLVPGLGESGKMSSSEPNSKIDFDDSDKIIRKKINKAYSEDGKAEGNGLLAITKYVLFKFLEQEKRNFEINRPEQYGGQITYKNYEELEQDFVNKKLSSIDLKQGVADELIKLITPIREELEKHEALIKEAYPEN
- a CDS encoding HAD family phosphatase; the protein is MLYISKFKHCIFDFDGVIIDSEKKKFKNLQEILKKYDFDLNEDCFFDFVGKKRVYFIKELKNERLNFHLKEIMDEVHKKDFDLDDLVLIPGLIDFLCFLKNNNVEAHIATGSSQDFVFKVLELFKIKKYFSHILTGDQVKESKPSPKIYLELRRKINNESAFVIEDSSAGIISAKKAKFFVISLIEHDESDLFVSDFFELLKIIS